A region from the Oceanidesulfovibrio marinus genome encodes:
- a CDS encoding tetratricopeptide repeat protein gives MRSQLSRRPRPAAWIVPLAALVCLLAAGCAATRYMSNQVVGNYYLNEHRYADGVAHFQEELAAHPQEPLPNYYMGRLLLAQSKPQEALPYLQKATALDPGKEEYWYWLGVNQWALGNPGAEQEAYLRALEIDPKYVPARLYYAHNLKDAGKLKDALTQYDKVLLEAPLQPDALYNRADILQKIGMRGLAAPAWKKYLDNYPDGSDAREAAMALNSQGDFTYRIHAIGVRQVVLHRIGFAPGSGSKLDKESLQSIHVVGAMLQDDPSLRVEIASYDKSGKDAATYRALAVRSALEQRGARPGQVSIAPYGRAERIRAGGRVHTLDDSIVFRNPRP, from the coding sequence GTGCGCTCCCAATTGTCCCGCAGGCCCAGGCCGGCCGCATGGATAGTGCCCCTCGCAGCGTTGGTCTGCCTCCTGGCCGCCGGTTGCGCGGCCACGCGCTACATGTCCAACCAGGTGGTGGGCAACTACTACCTCAACGAGCACCGCTACGCCGACGGCGTGGCGCACTTCCAGGAGGAGCTGGCCGCCCATCCGCAGGAGCCCCTGCCCAACTACTACATGGGCCGCCTGCTGCTGGCGCAGAGCAAGCCGCAGGAAGCGCTGCCCTATCTGCAGAAGGCCACGGCCCTCGATCCCGGCAAGGAGGAGTACTGGTACTGGCTGGGCGTCAACCAGTGGGCGCTGGGTAACCCCGGGGCCGAGCAGGAGGCGTATCTGCGTGCCCTGGAGATCGATCCCAAGTACGTGCCGGCGCGGCTCTACTACGCCCACAACCTCAAGGACGCCGGCAAGCTGAAGGACGCGCTGACCCAGTACGACAAGGTTTTGCTGGAAGCGCCTCTGCAGCCGGACGCGCTCTACAACCGCGCGGACATTTTGCAGAAGATCGGCATGCGCGGCCTGGCCGCCCCGGCCTGGAAAAAGTACCTCGACAACTACCCCGACGGCAGCGATGCGCGTGAGGCGGCCATGGCGCTTAACAGTCAGGGCGACTTCACTTACCGCATCCACGCCATTGGCGTGCGGCAGGTGGTGCTGCACCGCATCGGCTTCGCCCCCGGCTCCGGCAGCAAGCTGGACAAGGAGTCGCTGCAGTCCATCCACGTTGTCGGCGCCATGCTGCAGGATGATCCCTCGCTGCGTGTGGAGATCGCCTCCTACGACAAGTCCGGTAAGGACGCCGCCACCTACCGCGCCTTAGCGGTTCGAAGCGCCCTGGAGCAACGCGGCGCCCGGCCCGGACAAGTGAGCATTGCACCCTATGGCCGCGCAGAGCGCATCCGCGCCGGCGGCCGGGTTCATACCCTGGACGATTCCATCGTCTTTCGTAACCCCCGCCCGTAA
- a CDS encoding bifunctional GNAT family N-acetyltransferase/carbon-nitrogen hydrolase family protein: MTNSQTEHKLTLRNLRIEDYDRIRELSGRVYRAVSEPWEQHEIAAMIERFPEGQICIEDKGRVVAAALTMMLQSSVIEKHHTYEDLVGDGTLRRHDPEGDYLYGIEVFVDPDYQGMRLGRRLYDARKELCESLNLKGIVLGGRMPGYRKHADDMGPQEYIRRVKNREIYDPVLSFQLSNDFHIKRLLRGYWKEDTQSHGFAVLLEWVNISYEKTTRLIGGVKSIARVGVVQWQMRRFPTFEDFMQQVEFFVDTVSDYGSDIILFPELFNAPLIHQYEDQSPWEAMRSLAGHTDRLRREMLDMAVSYNINIVTGSVPEIREDGQLYNVCYLCRRDGTWDSQYKLHITPDEQASWGLTGGESLKVFDTDVGKIGILICYDVEFPELARLQSQRGMKILLVPFWTDIKNAYLRVRRCAQARAIENECYVAISGSVGNIPKVETMGIQYSRAAVFTPSDFSFPHDAIAAEATPGVETTLITDLDVELIQELRLQGSVRNAESRRTDLYDLRWLHD, encoded by the coding sequence ATGACCAATAGCCAGACCGAGCACAAGCTCACCCTTCGGAACCTGCGCATCGAGGACTACGACCGCATCCGCGAGCTTTCCGGCCGGGTCTACCGCGCCGTGTCCGAGCCCTGGGAGCAGCACGAGATCGCCGCCATGATCGAGCGCTTTCCCGAGGGCCAGATCTGCATCGAGGACAAGGGCAGGGTGGTGGCCGCCGCGCTCACCATGATGCTTCAGTCCTCGGTTATCGAGAAGCATCACACCTATGAGGATCTGGTGGGCGACGGCACCCTGCGCCGGCACGACCCCGAGGGCGACTACCTCTACGGCATCGAGGTCTTCGTGGACCCGGACTACCAGGGCATGCGCCTGGGCCGCCGACTGTACGACGCGCGCAAGGAGCTCTGCGAAAGCCTCAACCTCAAGGGCATCGTGCTGGGCGGCCGCATGCCCGGCTACCGCAAGCACGCCGACGACATGGGCCCGCAGGAGTATATCCGCCGGGTCAAGAATCGCGAGATCTACGATCCCGTGCTCTCCTTCCAGCTCTCCAACGACTTCCACATCAAGCGGCTCCTGCGCGGCTACTGGAAGGAGGATACCCAGTCCCACGGCTTTGCCGTGCTCCTGGAGTGGGTGAACATCTCCTACGAGAAAACCACCCGCCTCATCGGCGGCGTCAAGTCCATCGCCCGGGTCGGCGTGGTCCAGTGGCAGATGCGCCGCTTCCCCACCTTCGAGGACTTCATGCAGCAGGTGGAGTTCTTTGTGGACACGGTCTCGGACTACGGCTCCGACATCATCCTCTTCCCCGAGCTGTTCAACGCGCCGCTCATCCACCAGTACGAAGACCAGAGCCCCTGGGAAGCCATGCGCTCTCTGGCCGGACACACCGACCGCCTGCGCCGCGAGATGCTGGACATGGCCGTGTCCTACAACATCAATATCGTCACCGGCTCCGTGCCCGAAATCCGCGAGGACGGGCAGCTCTACAACGTCTGCTACCTCTGCCGCCGCGACGGCACCTGGGACAGCCAGTACAAGCTGCACATCACCCCGGACGAGCAGGCCAGCTGGGGCCTGACCGGCGGCGAGTCCCTCAAGGTATTTGATACCGACGTGGGCAAAATCGGCATCCTCATCTGCTACGACGTGGAGTTTCCGGAGCTGGCCCGGCTCCAGAGTCAGCGCGGCATGAAGATCCTCCTTGTGCCCTTCTGGACCGACATCAAGAACGCCTACCTGCGCGTACGCCGCTGCGCCCAGGCCCGGGCCATCGAGAACGAGTGCTACGTGGCCATCTCCGGCAGCGTGGGCAACATCCCCAAGGTCGAAACCATGGGCATCCAGTACTCGCGCGCCGCCGTGTTCACGCCCTCGGACTTCTCCTTCCCCCACGACGCCATCGCCGCCGAAGCCACACCCGGCGTGGAAACCACCCTCATCACCGACCTCGACGTCGAGCTCATCCAGGAGCTCCGGCTCCAGGGCAGCGTGCGCAACGCCGAAAGCCGGCGCACCGACCTCTACGATCTACGCTGGCTGCATGATTAG
- a CDS encoding LysR substrate-binding domain-containing protein codes for MDLSYDLLRTFIAVAETRNFTRAGELVNRTQSAVSQQIKRLEGELCQELFARDARSVHLTPYGEAFVPHARRLIRAHEETVAALSTPDVAGVVRLGAPDDYAAFFLPGILERFASVCPLVQVEMRCCESSAALLTALDNGKLDLVIRTNVTPTVAGQTIAQEPIVWAASASHCTHEINPLPLAVFAEGCEYRAWGTQALEDIGRAYRIAYTSPSIMGIQAAITAGLAVAPIGLHSLPPGGRLLGEDDGFPQLPSVTVSLHRRTDNGGEAVDRLASYVIEAFREKRLDQPSQCNAA; via the coding sequence GTGGATCTGTCGTACGATCTCTTACGGACGTTCATTGCCGTGGCTGAGACCCGAAACTTCACCCGCGCCGGCGAGCTGGTGAACCGCACGCAGTCGGCCGTGAGCCAGCAGATCAAGCGGCTCGAAGGCGAGCTCTGCCAGGAGCTGTTCGCGCGCGATGCGCGCAGCGTGCATCTGACGCCGTACGGCGAGGCGTTCGTGCCCCATGCCCGGCGGCTCATCCGGGCGCACGAAGAAACCGTGGCCGCTCTGTCCACGCCGGACGTGGCCGGGGTGGTGCGTCTGGGCGCGCCGGACGACTACGCCGCCTTTTTCCTGCCCGGCATCCTGGAGCGATTCGCCTCGGTCTGCCCTCTGGTGCAGGTGGAGATGCGCTGTTGCGAATCAAGCGCCGCCCTGCTGACCGCTCTGGACAACGGAAAGCTGGACCTGGTGATCCGCACGAACGTGACGCCCACCGTGGCTGGCCAGACCATCGCCCAGGAGCCCATCGTCTGGGCCGCCTCGGCCTCCCATTGCACGCACGAGATCAATCCCCTGCCCCTGGCCGTGTTCGCCGAGGGCTGCGAGTACCGCGCCTGGGGCACCCAGGCCCTCGAAGACATCGGCCGGGCCTACCGCATCGCCTACACCAGCCCCAGCATCATGGGCATCCAGGCCGCCATCACGGCCGGCCTCGCTGTGGCTCCCATCGGCCTGCACTCCCTGCCGCCGGGCGGACGCCTCCTGGGCGAGGACGACGGGTTCCCTCAGCTCCCCTCGGTCACCGTCTCCCTCCACCGCCGCACCGACAACGGCGGCGAAGCCGTCGACCGCCTCGCCAGCTACGTCATCGAAGCCTTCCGCGAAAAACGGCTCGACCAGCCGTCGCAGTGCAACGCGGCGTAA
- a CDS encoding universal stress protein: MVKAPRHILAAISDEPSALHGVRFISRFLRVTDDIAVTLLFVVPKPPDVENPGRFLTSSLARGKFSLDQAARLLVEAGFPSESVEQKNLFARRSKPAELAAEAVRGLYDAVVLGRRGHAWLMDLVEGSVSSDIVDTGLRVPVWIARMPGEDRTGVLACLDDSEQAFGMVDHVGFLLARESQPITLFSVLDPGHEDHARADALFKRAVGMLEQHGVGVERIHTKTVASANPAKAILAEAADGHYAAVGVGRTGENKGTLFMGSVSTTLLKELTGAALLVHQ, from the coding sequence ATGGTCAAAGCCCCGCGACATATCCTGGCCGCCATCAGCGACGAGCCCAGCGCCCTGCATGGCGTCCGCTTCATCAGCCGCTTCCTGCGCGTCACCGACGATATCGCCGTGACCCTGCTCTTTGTCGTCCCAAAGCCCCCGGACGTGGAAAATCCTGGCCGCTTCCTCACCTCCTCCCTGGCCCGCGGCAAGTTCTCCCTGGACCAGGCGGCGCGGCTGCTCGTGGAAGCCGGCTTCCCATCCGAGTCCGTGGAGCAGAAAAACCTCTTCGCCCGGCGGTCCAAGCCCGCAGAGCTCGCCGCCGAAGCCGTGCGCGGCCTGTACGACGCCGTGGTTCTGGGCCGCCGCGGCCACGCCTGGCTCATGGACCTGGTAGAAGGCAGCGTCAGCAGCGACATCGTGGACACCGGCCTGCGGGTGCCCGTGTGGATCGCACGCATGCCCGGCGAGGACCGCACCGGCGTGCTCGCCTGCCTGGACGACTCCGAGCAGGCCTTTGGCATGGTGGACCACGTCGGCTTCCTCCTGGCCCGCGAGTCCCAGCCCATCACCCTCTTCAGCGTGCTCGACCCCGGCCACGAGGACCACGCCCGGGCCGATGCACTCTTCAAACGCGCCGTCGGGATGCTCGAACAGCACGGCGTCGGCGTCGAGCGCATCCACACCAAGACCGTGGCCTCCGCCAACCCGGCCAAAGCCATCCTCGCCGAAGCCGCAGACGGCCACTACGCCGCCGTAGGCGTGGGCCGCACCGGCGAAAACAAAGGCACGCTGTTCATGGGTTCAGTCTCCACAACCCTGCTCAAGGAGCTCACCGGCGCCGCCCTGCTCGTTCACCAGTAG
- a CDS encoding universal stress protein: MTTRNAREDAMDCTHIMIAVDGSENSMRAVDYTAAIIGCRGGFTVQVVHIERLPDRDLFPDEAAWKKNCNAYAADMRRFLADSRQKLLDAGMGSDDVTELYVPSCQRPSPDQEALRCSHGATISQEILRCMEEGGYGTIVVGRRGLSKAEEFIFGSVSSKIVHHAKGCTIWVVS, from the coding sequence ATGACCACACGCAATGCAAGGGAGGACGCCATGGACTGCACGCACATCATGATCGCCGTGGACGGTTCCGAGAACTCCATGCGCGCCGTGGACTACACCGCCGCAATCATCGGCTGCCGCGGCGGGTTCACGGTCCAGGTCGTGCATATAGAACGCCTGCCGGACCGCGATCTCTTTCCCGACGAGGCGGCCTGGAAGAAGAACTGCAACGCCTACGCCGCGGACATGCGCCGCTTCCTGGCCGACTCCCGCCAGAAGCTCCTCGACGCCGGCATGGGCTCCGACGATGTGACCGAGCTCTACGTGCCCAGCTGCCAGCGCCCCTCCCCGGACCAGGAGGCCCTGCGCTGCAGTCACGGCGCCACTATTTCCCAGGAGATCCTGCGCTGCATGGAAGAAGGCGGCTACGGCACCATCGTGGTCGGCAGGCGCGGCCTCTCCAAGGCCGAAGAGTTCATCTTCGGCAGCGTCTCCAGCAAGATCGTCCACCACGCCAAGGGCTGCACGATCTGGGTGGTCTCCTGA
- a CDS encoding serine/threonine protein kinase: MALDVRELVRERMPDFPMARCGRLVTDTSEFMRIDYGDVIELGGMHYLVFKDESERRFGLEDPKYWVKRCRCLESGESKILKLVFYESFTLHLGAIAVQCYRSPQKEARILMEVRGDIRFMQGVPINDTRGNVVRVLDIIRGKPIDVVADAIEADHETYFYEHFPDLLARFITACEAIASLHDRFEKHGDVRRDHLLMEHGTRQCRWIDFDYAFQSHENPFGLDLFGLGNILLFLVGKRIYTAQELARFPAPVIQSINEDDLSLMFPHRIMNIGKLFPYIPKELNYILQHFSSGAPLFYESTAELLDDLRPVLKTMQPAP; the protein is encoded by the coding sequence ATGGCTTTGGATGTGCGAGAGCTCGTCCGCGAACGAATGCCGGACTTTCCCATGGCTCGCTGCGGCCGTCTCGTCACTGACACCAGCGAGTTCATGCGCATCGACTACGGCGATGTGATCGAGCTGGGCGGCATGCATTACCTGGTGTTCAAGGACGAGTCCGAGCGGCGCTTCGGCCTGGAGGACCCCAAGTACTGGGTCAAGCGCTGCCGCTGTCTGGAAAGCGGCGAGTCCAAAATCCTCAAGCTCGTCTTCTACGAGAGCTTCACCCTCCATCTCGGCGCCATCGCCGTGCAGTGCTACCGCAGCCCGCAGAAGGAAGCGCGCATCCTCATGGAGGTCCGCGGGGACATCCGCTTCATGCAGGGCGTGCCCATCAACGACACCCGCGGCAACGTGGTGCGCGTGCTGGACATCATCCGCGGCAAGCCCATCGACGTGGTGGCCGACGCCATCGAGGCCGACCACGAGACATACTTTTACGAGCACTTTCCGGACCTGCTCGCACGCTTCATCACGGCCTGCGAGGCCATCGCCAGCCTGCACGACCGCTTCGAGAAGCACGGCGACGTCCGCCGCGACCACCTCTTGATGGAGCACGGCACGCGCCAGTGCCGCTGGATCGACTTCGACTACGCCTTCCAGTCTCACGAGAACCCCTTCGGCCTCGACCTCTTCGGCCTGGGCAACATCCTGCTCTTTCTCGTGGGCAAGCGCATCTACACGGCCCAGGAACTCGCCCGGTTCCCGGCCCCGGTCATTCAATCCATCAACGAGGACGACCTCTCGCTCATGTTCCCGCACCGGATCATGAACATCGGCAAACTGTTCCCCTACATCCCCAAGGAGCTCAATTACATCCTCCAGCACTTCTCCTCCGGGGCGCCCCTCTTCTACGAATCCACGGCCGAGCTCCTCGACGACCTGCGCCCGGTGCTCAAAACAATGCAACCCGCGCCATGA
- a CDS encoding CGGC domain-containing protein: MEKILIIGCKKAMDDVCIGCSRCLVSFNRREGFFELYEDEEAEVMGLLNCGDCPGATIITRLAQVKLWNAPLSEKPTAVHIGPCITEHCPHRETIIAKIQAKAGIPVIEGTHTYTPMDIFR; this comes from the coding sequence ATGGAAAAAATCCTCATCATCGGCTGCAAGAAAGCAATGGACGACGTCTGCATCGGCTGCTCGCGCTGCCTGGTCAGCTTCAACCGGCGCGAGGGATTCTTTGAGCTGTACGAGGACGAGGAGGCCGAGGTCATGGGCCTGCTCAACTGCGGGGACTGCCCCGGCGCGACCATCATCACCCGGCTGGCCCAGGTGAAGCTGTGGAACGCGCCTCTTTCGGAAAAGCCCACGGCCGTACACATCGGCCCCTGCATCACGGAGCACTGTCCCCATCGCGAGACGATCATCGCCAAGATCCAGGCCAAGGCCGGCATCCCGGTGATCGAAGGCACGCACACCTACACGCCCATGGACATCTTCCGCTGA
- a CDS encoding amino acid ABC transporter permease, whose protein sequence is MVRSLNHMPAAFRRRTGLTLKEAGMAVVLIALLVLLVNTGAESLNYNWQWYRVWKYIYTFKDGVFTPGPLLHGLWVTLQITGISLVLSFLFGLTTAVLRLSDSIVGKIIARCYLESIRNTPLLIQIFFIYFVLGQVLDIERFTAAVLALSLFEGAYASEVFRSGIASIDKGQWQAAHSLGLSTWHTYRYVVLPQAIRRILPPLASQAVALVKDSALVSTIAVLELTQEAQIIIAQSFLTFEVWFVVAAIYLVVTITLSRLVNLLEKRMSKGQAMYNEQGAG, encoded by the coding sequence ATGGTGCGATCGCTGAATCACATGCCCGCCGCCTTCCGCCGCCGGACCGGGCTGACTCTCAAAGAAGCGGGAATGGCGGTGGTGCTTATTGCGCTCCTCGTCCTTCTCGTGAACACGGGTGCGGAATCACTCAACTACAACTGGCAGTGGTACCGCGTCTGGAAGTACATCTATACCTTCAAAGACGGCGTGTTCACGCCGGGGCCGCTGCTCCACGGGCTGTGGGTCACCCTGCAGATCACGGGCATCAGCCTGGTGCTCTCCTTCCTCTTCGGGCTGACCACGGCCGTGCTCCGGCTCTCGGACTCCATCGTGGGCAAGATCATCGCCCGCTGCTACCTGGAGTCCATCCGCAACACGCCGCTGCTCATCCAGATATTCTTCATCTACTTCGTGCTGGGCCAGGTGCTGGACATCGAACGCTTCACCGCCGCGGTGCTGGCGCTTTCCCTGTTCGAAGGCGCGTACGCCTCCGAGGTCTTCCGCTCCGGCATCGCCTCCATAGACAAGGGCCAGTGGCAGGCCGCGCACAGCCTGGGCCTGTCCACGTGGCACACCTACCGCTACGTGGTGCTGCCGCAGGCCATCCGCCGCATCCTGCCGCCGCTGGCCAGCCAGGCCGTGGCCCTGGTGAAGGACTCGGCCCTGGTCTCCACCATTGCCGTGCTGGAGCTCACGCAGGAGGCGCAGATCATCATCGCGCAGTCCTTTCTGACGTTTGAGGTCTGGTTCGTGGTCGCGGCCATCTATCTGGTGGTCACCATCACGCTGTCGCGCCTCGTGAATCTTCTGGAAAAGCGAATGTCCAAGGGACAGGCCATGTATAACGAACAGGGAGCCGGGTAA
- a CDS encoding amino acid ABC transporter ATP-binding protein, whose amino-acid sequence MVIAEHVSKTFENGVHALDDVNLYVHRGEVKVIIGPSGSGKSTFLRCLNGLEAMDEGRVVIDSIPLDNSKKHRDEIRQEVGMVFQQFNLFPHMTVLENVNLAQRLVRKKSKDEATETAMQLLDKVGIGDKAASYPAQLSGGQQQRVAIARALALKPKVMLFDEATSALDPEMIGEVLQVMSDLAAEGMTMVVVTHEMGFAREVGDAVVFMEQGKVVEECRTETFFESPSHPRTREFLSQIL is encoded by the coding sequence ATCGTCATCGCCGAGCACGTGAGCAAGACCTTCGAGAACGGGGTGCACGCCCTGGACGACGTGAATCTCTACGTCCACCGCGGCGAGGTGAAGGTCATCATCGGGCCGTCCGGCTCGGGCAAGTCCACCTTCCTGCGCTGCCTCAACGGCCTGGAGGCCATGGACGAAGGCCGCGTGGTTATCGACTCCATCCCCCTGGACAACAGCAAGAAGCACCGCGACGAGATCCGCCAGGAAGTGGGCATGGTCTTCCAGCAGTTCAATCTTTTTCCGCACATGACCGTGCTGGAGAATGTCAACCTCGCACAGCGGCTGGTGCGCAAGAAGAGCAAGGACGAGGCCACCGAGACGGCCATGCAGCTGCTGGACAAGGTGGGCATCGGCGACAAGGCCGCAAGCTACCCGGCCCAGCTCTCCGGCGGGCAGCAGCAGCGCGTGGCCATAGCCCGCGCCCTGGCCCTCAAGCCCAAGGTCATGCTTTTTGACGAGGCCACCAGCGCCCTGGACCCGGAGATGATCGGCGAGGTGCTGCAGGTCATGAGCGATCTCGCGGCCGAGGGCATGACCATGGTGGTGGTGACCCACGAGATGGGGTTTGCCCGCGAGGTGGGCGACGCCGTGGTGTTCATGGAGCAGGGCAAGGTGGTGGAGGAGTGTCGCACCGAGACCTTCTTCGAGTCGCCCAGCCATCCCCGGACGCGCGAGTTTCTCAGTCAGATTTTGTAA
- a CDS encoding transporter substrate-binding domain-containing protein gives MKAWRFIQVTALIGAIMIFVVNSAQAESVRNQLAQESTIEQVLQRGVLKVGMDTFVPWAMKNTKGQLIGFEIDVAKQLAQDLGVEVEFVPTKWSGIIPALLTGKFDVIIGGMSTTTERNLKVNFTVPYNYTGQAIVANKNLAPGLSTLEDFNRDDFTVAARTGSTAAEAARKFLPKAKLVLFDTEPAALQEILNDKAHVFVSSAPLPAFQAIEHPDTLYLPFKDTITKEPTSFAVRKGDVDTLNIFNNWIRRKELEGWLQERALYWFNTRDWADQVE, from the coding sequence ATGAAAGCGTGGAGATTCATCCAGGTAACCGCCCTCATCGGGGCGATCATGATTTTTGTGGTCAACAGCGCCCAGGCCGAATCCGTCCGAAACCAGCTCGCCCAGGAAAGCACCATCGAGCAGGTGCTGCAACGCGGCGTGCTCAAGGTCGGCATGGACACCTTTGTGCCGTGGGCCATGAAGAACACGAAGGGGCAGCTCATCGGGTTCGAGATCGACGTGGCCAAGCAGCTGGCCCAGGACCTGGGCGTGGAGGTCGAGTTCGTCCCCACCAAGTGGTCCGGCATCATCCCGGCGCTGCTCACCGGCAAGTTCGACGTCATTATCGGCGGCATGTCCACCACCACCGAGCGCAACCTCAAGGTGAACTTCACCGTCCCGTACAACTACACAGGCCAGGCCATCGTGGCCAACAAGAACCTGGCCCCCGGGCTCTCCACGCTCGAGGACTTCAACCGCGATGACTTCACCGTGGCCGCCCGCACCGGCTCCACCGCCGCCGAGGCCGCCCGCAAGTTCCTTCCCAAGGCGAAGCTCGTGCTCTTCGACACCGAGCCCGCCGCACTCCAGGAAATACTCAACGACAAGGCGCACGTCTTTGTCAGCTCGGCGCCGCTGCCTGCCTTCCAGGCCATCGAGCATCCGGACACGCTCTATCTGCCCTTCAAAGACACCATCACCAAGGAGCCAACGAGCTTCGCGGTGCGCAAGGGCGACGTGGACACGCTCAACATCTTCAACAACTGGATTCGCCGCAAGGAGCTGGAGGGCTGGCTGCAGGAACGCGCCCTCTACTGGTTCAATACCCGCGACTGGGCGGATCAGGTCGAGTAG
- a CDS encoding amino acid ABC transporter permease — MRHFKIGPLDVILLVLLAAGVGYLAYVVEARMNYTWRWDAMPKYLAYYDEEKGRWVANFLLQGLFATIRISILATILGSVLGLLMGLARTSRSGLLRLLGTGYVELVRNLPPLVLVFIFYFFFSDYIAQVLGLDDAVRHAPDWLQNVMRVVLAEPSRFTAFLSAAITIALYEGAFITEIVRAGIQSVEYGQWEAAYALGLSRWQRLRHVVLPQAFTRIVPPLAGQFISTIKDSSIVSVISVSELTFQGMELMASTYLTFEIWITVALLYFSMTFTLSMLARRLETSLARRLG, encoded by the coding sequence GTGCGCCATTTCAAGATCGGACCTCTCGACGTCATCCTTCTCGTGCTGCTCGCGGCCGGCGTGGGCTATCTCGCCTACGTGGTCGAAGCCAGAATGAACTATACGTGGCGTTGGGACGCCATGCCCAAGTACCTGGCCTACTATGATGAGGAAAAGGGCCGCTGGGTCGCCAATTTCCTGCTCCAGGGGCTCTTCGCCACCATCCGCATCAGCATCCTCGCCACCATCCTGGGCAGCGTCCTCGGCCTGCTCATGGGCCTGGCCCGCACCAGCCGCTCCGGCCTGCTCCGGCTGCTGGGCACCGGCTATGTGGAGCTCGTGCGCAACCTGCCACCTCTGGTGCTCGTCTTCATCTTCTACTTCTTCTTCTCCGACTACATTGCCCAGGTGCTGGGCCTGGACGACGCCGTGCGCCACGCCCCGGACTGGCTCCAGAACGTCATGCGCGTCGTGTTGGCCGAACCCTCGCGCTTCACCGCCTTCCTCTCGGCCGCCATCACCATCGCCCTCTACGAAGGCGCCTTCATCACCGAGATCGTCCGCGCCGGCATCCAGTCTGTGGAGTACGGCCAGTGGGAAGCGGCCTACGCCCTGGGTCTCTCGCGCTGGCAACGGCTGCGCCACGTGGTCCTGCCCCAGGCCTTCACCCGCATCGTCCCGCCCCTGGCCGGCCAGTTCATCTCCACCATCAAAGACTCCTCCATCGTCAGCGTCATCTCCGTCAGCGAGCTCACCTTCCAGGGCATGGAGCTCATGGCCTCCACCTACCTCACCTTCGAAATCTGGATCACCGTGGCTCTGCTCTACTTCTCCATGACCTTCACCCTGTCCATGCTCGCCCGCCGCCTCGAAACCTCCCTGGCCCGCCGGCTGGGGTAA
- a CDS encoding aspartoacylase — protein MSPHVPSSDSIRTVALVGGTHGDELTGVALVRAFQQHPERMQRPGLDVTALIANEAAIAACRRGVDGDLNRSFAAAELADASLHSVEQRRAKAINAQLGPKGPDTATDLILDFHSAASDMGLNCNITGEDPFLFRLAALAIHRLAAEPDPLAVRCYQFPAPTGDAPYLPTIARHGMGVEVGPVMPGSLNAAIYFPTLCLAHTLLDLVAEYAAGRWPDAPLPLDVYTEIDTIPFPRDADGRLTAMVHPERTRRVYQPLQPGDPLFLDFHGRTIPYTGAPGLYPTFVNEPSYLAKDIALCLARHSQRMV, from the coding sequence ATGTCCCCGCACGTTCCTTCCTCCGATTCCATCCGCACCGTAGCCCTTGTGGGCGGCACCCACGGCGACGAGCTCACCGGCGTGGCCCTTGTCCGCGCTTTCCAGCAACATCCCGAGCGTATGCAGCGGCCCGGCCTGGACGTCACCGCCCTCATCGCCAACGAGGCGGCCATAGCCGCCTGCCGCCGCGGCGTGGACGGCGACCTGAACCGCTCATTCGCTGCGGCCGAGCTTGCCGACGCCTCCCTGCACTCGGTCGAGCAGCGCCGGGCCAAGGCGATCAACGCCCAGCTCGGTCCCAAAGGGCCAGACACCGCCACCGACCTGATCCTCGACTTTCACTCGGCCGCGTCCGACATGGGCCTCAACTGCAACATCACCGGCGAGGACCCGTTCCTCTTCCGCCTCGCCGCCCTGGCCATCCACCGCCTGGCCGCAGAGCCCGACCCCCTGGCAGTCCGCTGCTACCAGTTCCCGGCACCCACGGGCGACGCCCCCTACCTGCCCACCATCGCCCGCCACGGCATGGGCGTCGAGGTGGGCCCGGTCATGCCCGGCAGCCTGAACGCCGCCATCTACTTCCCCACCCTGTGCCTCGCCCATACCCTGCTCGACCTCGTCGCCGAGTACGCCGCCGGCCGCTGGCCCGACGCCCCCCTGCCCCTGGACGTGTACACCGAAATCGATACGATCCCGTTCCCGCGCGACGCAGATGGCCGCCTCACCGCCATGGTCCACCCGGAACGCACCCGCCGCGTGTACCAGCCCCTCCAGCCGGGCGACCCGCTCTTCCTCGACTTCCACGGCCGCACCATCCCCTACACCGGCGCCCCCGGCCTCTACCCCACATTCGTCAACGAACCCTCGTACCTGGCCAAGGATATCGCCCTGTGCCTGGCCCGGCACAGCCAGCGCATGGTGTGA